The following proteins are co-located in the Leptospira weilii genome:
- a CDS encoding gamma carbonic anhydrase family protein: MNIHKTAFIHPQATVIGIVEMGPYSSLWPGTVVRADMNRIVLGEGVNIQDNSTLHTDSSREITIGDYTLVGHNTMLHGCKIGRGCLIGIGSIVLDEAEIGDGAMVMAGCMIRGGRKIPPGAMVIQKNGELKIFEGKAKPVLSVAGCLEYIALSERFKKGIFGPFTSEEEIEFQNKAKEILKGMGIMKK; this comes from the coding sequence ATGAATATTCATAAAACTGCATTTATTCATCCTCAAGCGACTGTGATAGGTATTGTGGAAATGGGACCGTATTCCTCCCTTTGGCCGGGAACGGTCGTCCGCGCGGATATGAATCGGATTGTTTTAGGGGAGGGAGTGAACATTCAGGATAATTCTACTCTACATACGGATTCGAGCCGGGAAATTACGATCGGAGATTATACGTTAGTCGGTCATAATACAATGTTGCATGGTTGTAAAATCGGAAGAGGTTGTCTGATCGGTATCGGAAGTATCGTTTTAGACGAGGCTGAAATCGGAGACGGTGCAATGGTGATGGCCGGTTGTATGATTCGCGGCGGGAGGAAGATTCCGCCTGGGGCTATGGTCATACAAAAGAACGGAGAGCTAAAAATTTTCGAAGGAAAAGCAAAGCCGGTTTTGAGCGTGGCCGGATGTTTGGAATACATCGCTCTTTCCGAAAGATTTAAAAAAGGAATTTTCGGTCCTTTCACTTCGGAAGAAGAAATTGAATTTCAGAACAAGGCAAAAGAAATTTTAAAGGGAATGGGGATAATGAAGAAATAA
- a CDS encoding biosynthetic peptidoglycan transglycosylase, which produces MKKKGLFYASFLRILPIFFVSVLIYEQFFPERKILVQQDRLVYLPDQKESVPLELEWIRFSEIPEEWILYTVQVEDKRFYSHKGYSISDIHSAFISSVLFFRKMRGASTITQQLARTLFLSREKSLSRKWKEIQIASALEDELGKNIVLEYYLNCVYWGRGMNGLNRASRYYFKKKPIDLDTNQFKALIQILKKPDAYTREEVISLSKIL; this is translated from the coding sequence ATGAAAAAAAAGGGATTATTTTACGCTTCTTTTTTGAGAATTCTCCCGATTTTTTTTGTATCTGTTTTAATTTATGAACAGTTCTTTCCGGAAAGAAAAATTTTGGTGCAACAGGATCGATTGGTCTACTTGCCGGATCAAAAAGAATCGGTTCCGCTCGAATTGGAATGGATTCGGTTTTCGGAGATTCCCGAAGAATGGATTTTATATACCGTTCAAGTAGAGGATAAAAGATTTTATTCCCACAAAGGATATTCCATTTCGGATATTCATTCTGCGTTTATTTCTTCCGTCTTATTTTTTCGAAAAATGAGAGGTGCGAGTACGATCACTCAACAATTGGCCAGAACGCTTTTTTTATCTAGAGAAAAATCTTTATCTAGAAAATGGAAAGAGATTCAAATCGCTTCCGCGTTGGAAGATGAACTCGGAAAGAACATAGTTTTGGAATATTACCTCAATTGCGTTTATTGGGGTAGAGGAATGAACGGTTTGAATCGGGCGTCTCGATATTATTTTAAAAAAAAGCCGATCGATTTGGACACGAATCAATTTAAAGCATTGATTCAAATTTTAAAAAAACCTGATGCTTACACTCGAGAAGAAGTGATTTCACTTTCGAAAATACTGTAA
- a CDS encoding LIC13212 family protein encodes MNIRILSFLVILSIAGLGAAPKVLTLEEKEEIKQIETVRKGGFTDIEVDNLHSSIAGNILRINNLLGNETYKKALRYIEDEPREAVKFLFQDKENKQYLELDLGLGQSFADYPKTYLYQSKIYIYPGTDGQSLDKIILQFKRTNAKGEVFIREMRRLINNSPKGPTFLGDGKRTPNNNSEILLEFFSSHDTDFLWPDNPIQPVPASVITKLHDAANPLPYNKQRQIILQYKRYLRKVDKMVALKLHAMELDQKIMISKMLEFH; translated from the coding sequence ATGAACATCCGTATTTTATCATTTCTGGTAATTCTTTCCATCGCAGGTTTGGGAGCCGCGCCAAAGGTACTAACTCTGGAAGAAAAGGAAGAAATAAAGCAGATCGAAACCGTGCGTAAAGGCGGTTTTACGGATATCGAAGTGGATAATCTTCACTCGTCAATTGCCGGGAATATCCTAAGGATCAATAATCTTCTTGGAAACGAAACCTATAAAAAAGCCCTTCGTTATATCGAGGACGAACCTCGCGAAGCCGTAAAGTTTTTATTCCAGGATAAAGAGAATAAACAATATCTTGAACTTGATTTGGGTCTCGGTCAATCATTTGCCGATTATCCCAAAACGTATCTCTATCAATCTAAAATTTATATTTATCCGGGAACGGACGGACAATCCTTGGACAAAATCATTCTTCAGTTTAAAAGAACGAACGCAAAAGGGGAAGTTTTTATACGAGAGATGAGACGTCTGATTAATAATTCTCCCAAAGGACCGACTTTTTTAGGAGATGGAAAAAGAACTCCGAACAACAATAGTGAAATTCTTTTGGAGTTCTTTTCTAGCCATGACACGGATTTCCTTTGGCCCGATAATCCGATTCAACCCGTTCCGGCGAGCGTGATCACAAAATTGCACGATGCTGCGAATCCTCTTCCTTATAATAAACAAAGACAGATCATTCTTCAATACAAAAGATATTTGAGAAAAGTGGATAAGATGGTAGCTCTTAAACTCCACGCGATGGAGTTGGATCAAAAAATCATGATTTCCAAGATGCTTGAGTTTCATTGA
- a CDS encoding cytochrome C oxidase subunit IV family protein has translation MELFLNYALYIIVSIGFLIPFTGFVIGAGAIVNATLAGFTINFLSQVLEENKLQDFIARNKDNKFGKALQDAILKGQEKLKGAATPPAHAEESHGSHHIISVKTYSIIFATLIFFTFVTVWVAGIDFGAMNVIIAMAVATAKASLVLGYFMHLKYDTIMNRVIFGSGFFFLLLLFGFSAADIFTRFKVLLSFAF, from the coding sequence ATGGAACTGTTTTTAAACTACGCTCTTTACATAATCGTTAGCATCGGGTTTCTGATTCCCTTTACCGGGTTTGTAATCGGAGCCGGAGCAATCGTCAACGCGACTCTCGCGGGGTTTACTATTAACTTTCTTTCCCAAGTTTTAGAAGAAAATAAACTCCAAGACTTCATCGCAAGAAATAAGGATAATAAATTTGGAAAAGCTCTTCAAGACGCAATTTTAAAAGGCCAGGAAAAGTTAAAAGGCGCTGCGACGCCTCCTGCTCATGCGGAAGAAAGTCATGGCTCACACCACATCATTTCGGTTAAAACCTATTCTATAATTTTTGCTACTTTGATTTTCTTCACTTTCGTTACTGTGTGGGTTGCCGGAATCGACTTCGGAGCTATGAACGTAATTATTGCGATGGCCGTAGCAACCGCAAAGGCTTCTTTGGTCCTCGGTTATTTTATGCACCTTAAATACGATACAATCATGAACCGAGTAATTTTCGGTTCCGGTTTTTTCTTTCTTCTCCTCCTCTTCGGATTTTCCGCCGCGGATATTTTTACAAGATTTAAGGTCTTACTTTCTTTCGCGTTTTAA
- a CDS encoding MFS transporter, giving the protein MKRQPMQNIKRAPFREILGWCMFDFANSSYTTVIISVTYGIIFSQLVVPSSSNQENPFEYGNLLWSIALAISYLLVVITGPVFGAITDYSARKKQFLFYSYIFCIISTGALWFVITPGQYLLAFILIVCSNFFFASGENFASSFLPYLGPKEDLGKISGYAWGIGYFGGIAAVALVNTLGPKTMANFNSLRLVGPYTAFFFLFAGVPTFLLLREYTAGKEKPEGLSYLKIGIERVTSTMKEIHKFRDMALYLVSLFFAMAALGIVISFAFIYGAQEIKTEEKHEIAMFLLIQLFAAIGAIVFGYIQDKIGAKKTFNITLLLWIICLLLIYWVKDLTAFLVEIGIPTTQQWVFVGTTVFAGTGLGATQSASRAIIGLFAPESKSGEFFGLWGLSGKIAGAFGLVAVGGLQVLFDLRNSFLVVSVFFIVSLLINFLVDEKRGIQAAIDYQET; this is encoded by the coding sequence ATAAAAAGGCAACCTATGCAGAATATTAAAAGAGCCCCTTTTCGAGAAATTCTCGGCTGGTGCATGTTCGATTTTGCGAACTCATCTTATACGACCGTCATTATCAGCGTAACATACGGAATCATTTTCAGTCAATTGGTCGTTCCCTCCTCCTCAAACCAAGAAAATCCGTTTGAATACGGGAATCTCCTCTGGTCGATCGCTCTCGCAATTTCTTACCTTCTCGTGGTCATAACGGGACCCGTTTTTGGGGCAATTACCGATTATTCCGCGCGTAAAAAGCAGTTCTTATTTTACAGCTATATCTTTTGCATTATTTCAACGGGCGCTCTCTGGTTCGTAATTACTCCCGGGCAGTATCTATTGGCCTTCATTCTTATTGTCTGTTCCAATTTCTTTTTTGCCTCCGGAGAAAACTTTGCTTCCAGTTTTCTTCCCTATTTAGGACCGAAAGAAGATCTGGGCAAAATCTCAGGTTACGCTTGGGGAATCGGATACTTCGGCGGAATCGCTGCCGTAGCATTAGTCAATACTTTGGGTCCTAAGACTATGGCAAATTTCAATAGCCTTCGTTTGGTCGGTCCCTATACCGCATTCTTCTTTTTGTTTGCGGGAGTTCCCACCTTTCTTCTTTTGAGAGAATACACGGCAGGAAAAGAAAAGCCGGAAGGACTTTCCTATCTCAAAATCGGAATCGAAAGAGTGACTTCCACAATGAAAGAAATTCACAAGTTCCGCGATATGGCCTTATATCTTGTGTCTCTGTTTTTTGCGATGGCTGCGCTTGGAATCGTAATCAGTTTCGCTTTTATTTACGGCGCGCAGGAGATCAAAACGGAAGAAAAACACGAGATCGCAATGTTTCTATTGATCCAGCTTTTTGCCGCAATCGGAGCGATCGTATTCGGCTACATTCAAGATAAAATCGGTGCGAAGAAAACCTTCAATATTACGCTTTTATTATGGATCATCTGCTTGTTACTAATCTATTGGGTGAAAGACTTAACCGCGTTTTTGGTCGAAATCGGGATTCCGACAACGCAACAATGGGTGTTCGTAGGAACAACTGTATTTGCCGGAACCGGACTCGGAGCCACACAATCCGCAAGCCGCGCGATCATAGGTCTTTTTGCTCCGGAATCCAAATCGGGAGAATTTTTCGGTCTCTGGGGCTTATCCGGAAAGATAGCGGGAGCGTTCGGTCTCGTTGCAGTCGGGGGATTGCAAGTTCTCTTCGATTTAAGAAATTCCTTTTTGGTGGTTTCCGTTTTTTTTATCGTCTCTCTTCTCATCAACTTTCTCGTAGATGAGAAGAGAGGAATTCAAGCTGCTATCGATTATCAGGAAACGTAA
- a CDS encoding DEAD/DEAH box helicase, with product MEGALQLSLDFESKSRSGYRGDFCYLTNSPESGIGKIVSSIDGRVTIEFAAISSKKTVSENSPYLKILPDYPSPLRNVSQQGELMDLALTAYELKLTHAFDKLSALSNSRTRLLPHQIESTYIVVNSLRPRFILADEVGLGKTIEAALVMKELIFRRGYKKVLIVTPSPLLVQWQQELKNKFNEDFEIVKRRNFSTDGDKNWKNFQHIITSVDFIKNPKYAEEILKTKWDIVIFDEAHRLRRDYHKITRSYLFAEKISKKCECLLLLTATPFRGKLEELYYLMHLIDPNILGPYHTFVNDYILGNKTDLKDKISKVLLRRRKIEVGGFTKRFAKTVRIELSAVEREFYEETTNYVRREYNLAMRTQNRAIGFVMIVFQKLLDSSVFALISALTKRKFLLENRFHHIQQMESKLEEWDLDETEDVEEFVSGLDESVQLDLQSLKRELLSLNRLILLGKKIKEDKKSIKLKETILKLRKEGHSKFIIFTQFRTTQDFLAGVLSDFQVTLFHGSLSADAKENAIVEFKTKTEILICTEAGGEGRNLQFANVLFNYDLPWSPLKIEQRIGRIHRFGQKDNVFIFNFASKDTVAERVLEVLTNKIRLFEESIGSSDELLGAIEDELDFNSSFMKFVTGNKSRTEMEEEIDNRIKIAKKGFEKLGALVTPKLIDFNLLDYYNHTLEERSFNNTHLEEFVSRFTKIFPEEAGFKLIRKKPQIYEIDSSQYKGKYGTFDSELALQNDSLEFLAFGHPLIDKTVSYLIQNQKGWSTSFHSVSNKEYYVFLVEFQFTLNRAELFYFETNPKTGSVRQVEELPEELRKSHSLSESSVSTSSHAGLPTNLEESLIRTFLVLDEIVEFRKKELGDQTLDLFQKEEFKIRTSNQNTLRQLEEKLMRQEAAFKWEGKPEKKSAMNRTRNEIQKVKEDFDLELRKVRNGKTIQHRFQLFQVYLPNRV from the coding sequence TTGGAAGGCGCTTTACAACTCAGCCTCGATTTCGAATCCAAATCGCGTTCGGGATATAGAGGGGATTTTTGTTATCTTACTAATTCTCCGGAGTCTGGAATTGGAAAAATCGTCTCTTCGATCGATGGGAGGGTTACGATCGAGTTTGCGGCGATCTCTTCTAAAAAGACGGTTTCGGAAAATTCCCCGTATTTAAAAATTCTTCCGGATTATCCCTCTCCTTTGAGAAACGTAAGTCAGCAGGGAGAATTGATGGATCTCGCCTTGACCGCGTACGAGTTAAAGTTGACCCACGCATTCGATAAACTTTCCGCGCTTTCCAATTCGAGAACTAGGCTTCTTCCGCATCAGATCGAGTCGACTTACATCGTAGTCAATAGTCTTCGTCCTCGTTTTATTCTCGCGGACGAAGTCGGTCTAGGAAAAACGATCGAAGCCGCTCTTGTTATGAAGGAGCTGATCTTTCGAAGAGGTTACAAAAAAGTTTTGATCGTAACACCTTCTCCGCTTTTGGTTCAGTGGCAGCAAGAGTTAAAAAATAAGTTTAACGAAGATTTTGAAATTGTTAAGCGAAGGAATTTTAGCACCGACGGCGACAAAAACTGGAAAAATTTTCAACACATCATCACTTCCGTAGACTTTATCAAAAATCCGAAGTACGCAGAGGAAATTCTCAAAACGAAGTGGGATATTGTTATCTTCGACGAGGCTCATAGACTCAGAAGGGATTATCATAAAATTACTCGCTCTTATCTTTTTGCCGAAAAAATCTCCAAAAAGTGCGAATGTCTTCTTCTCCTGACCGCGACTCCATTTCGAGGAAAACTCGAAGAGCTTTATTATCTTATGCATCTGATTGATCCGAATATTTTAGGTCCGTACCATACATTCGTAAACGATTATATTCTAGGAAACAAAACCGACCTCAAAGATAAAATCTCCAAGGTTCTTTTAAGAAGAAGAAAGATAGAGGTCGGCGGGTTTACGAAACGATTCGCTAAAACGGTAAGAATCGAACTTTCTGCCGTTGAAAGGGAATTTTACGAAGAGACCACGAATTACGTTAGACGAGAATACAATCTTGCGATGAGAACACAAAACCGGGCGATCGGATTCGTAATGATCGTATTCCAAAAGTTGTTGGATTCTTCCGTGTTTGCGCTTATTTCTGCCCTTACCAAAAGAAAGTTCCTTTTGGAAAATCGTTTTCATCATATTCAGCAAATGGAATCTAAATTGGAAGAATGGGATTTGGACGAAACCGAGGACGTGGAAGAATTTGTTTCCGGTTTGGACGAATCCGTGCAACTTGATCTTCAAAGTTTAAAAAGGGAGCTTCTTTCTTTGAATCGACTGATTCTTTTGGGAAAAAAAATCAAAGAAGACAAAAAGTCGATCAAGTTAAAAGAAACGATCCTCAAGCTTCGAAAAGAAGGACATTCGAAATTTATCATATTTACACAATTTAGGACGACTCAGGATTTCTTGGCTGGCGTTCTTTCCGATTTTCAAGTCACCCTGTTTCACGGCTCTCTCAGCGCAGACGCAAAGGAAAATGCGATCGTAGAATTTAAAACGAAAACGGAAATTCTGATCTGCACGGAGGCGGGCGGAGAAGGAAGAAATCTCCAATTTGCGAACGTTCTATTCAATTACGATCTGCCCTGGAGTCCGCTCAAAATCGAACAAAGAATCGGGAGGATTCATAGGTTCGGTCAGAAGGACAACGTGTTTATCTTCAACTTTGCCAGCAAGGATACTGTTGCGGAAAGAGTTTTGGAAGTGCTCACGAATAAAATTCGTCTTTTTGAAGAATCGATCGGGTCTTCAGACGAATTACTCGGTGCAATCGAGGACGAATTGGATTTTAATTCTTCCTTTATGAAATTTGTCACCGGAAATAAATCCAGAACGGAAATGGAGGAGGAGATTGATAATCGTATCAAAATCGCCAAGAAAGGTTTTGAAAAGTTAGGCGCTCTTGTAACTCCGAAACTGATTGACTTTAATCTTTTGGATTATTACAATCACACGCTCGAAGAACGTTCGTTTAATAATACTCACTTGGAGGAATTTGTTTCTCGTTTTACCAAGATCTTTCCGGAAGAAGCGGGTTTTAAACTGATTCGGAAAAAACCTCAGATTTACGAGATCGATTCTTCCCAGTATAAGGGGAAATACGGAACCTTCGATTCTGAACTCGCGCTTCAGAACGATAGCTTGGAGTTTTTGGCCTTCGGGCACCCGTTGATCGACAAAACCGTTTCGTACCTGATTCAGAACCAAAAAGGGTGGAGTACTTCCTTTCATTCCGTTTCCAATAAAGAATATTATGTTTTTCTTGTGGAGTTTCAGTTTACCCTCAATCGAGCGGAACTTTTTTATTTCGAGACGAATCCGAAAACAGGTTCCGTGAGGCAAGTCGAAGAGCTACCCGAAGAACTTAGAAAATCTCATTCTCTCTCAGAGTCTTCTGTTTCCACGTCTTCTCATGCCGGACTTCCTACCAATTTAGAAGAAAGCTTAATTCGGACCTTTTTGGTTTTGGATGAAATTGTTGAATTTAGAAAAAAGGAACTCGGGGATCAAACTTTGGATCTTTTCCAAAAGGAAGAATTCAAAATCAGAACGAGCAACCAAAACACGCTTCGACAGCTCGAAGAAAAATTAATGCGTCAAGAGGCGGCTTTCAAATGGGAAGGAAAGCCCGAAAAAAAATCGGCAATGAATCGGACTCGGAACGAGATTCAAAAGGTGAAGGAAGATTTTGATCTTGAGCTTCGTAAGGTGAGAAACGGTAAAACCATTCAGCATCGTTTTCAGCTCTTTCAAGTGTATCTTCCGAACCGAGTCTAG
- the pheT gene encoding phenylalanine--tRNA ligase subunit beta codes for MKLSLDWMNDFTPLKEVGLDVILKKIAVSVCEIDSVIPFRPELDFVKIVRIESLDKHPSADKLQIAEVFDGSSKSQIVTGATNVKAGDLVPLAVPGAKLGDREILESELRGVKSSGMLCSEKELSLSEESSGVWILNGIEEAEIGKTIRSLLHYEDIIFDIDNKSITHRPDLWSHFGFARELASQLRLPVVFNPFESLWNFDLSVELPRVLENQNAHSYYASSICEISVIPSKRKFQSRLQKCGIRVINNIVDVSNYVMLEMGQPTHFFDKKFLESQGGVSLEVSYAKKGESFALLDETSPSLEEEILLIRNQGKPVAVAGVMGGKESAVQNTTTEIVMESAVFAREKIRKSIRSTGIRSDSSVRYEKGLEATTTLPVIRRALNLLKENGCPSLKASEPVGFLHIPHKEVRIHTDIHFINTKLGITLSQGDITDILERLHFVVSWKGDRLEVLVPKFRHNYDVTIPEDLVEEIGRTRGYDTIQVAPLLAEVKTPIRNLSRELEKKCKVFFAGNLGYHEVFNYSFQSPRENELDGDPKFSVKIKNEMPEEQSVLRNSLLPSLLKNVRTNQDRFSEVKIFEFGRAYFNIPEPDNEKKFFSFAISFDRKNSESDLKLLEDDFLKVRKQIESLLKYISIFEYIWKAKPEAFFHPGASLSLDVGSKQIGNLGYVHPAVLDSFELKKRVIYGSLEFEKLVEIWNANRKVSRFNAPSQFPEAEIDLSILIGERENTNLFTDLVKRENIPELQEGWVYSQFAGGNVPDGKRSVSYRFRLVNYEKTFTQERIKEISDQLVALAGKNGFVLR; via the coding sequence GTGAAACTTTCCTTAGATTGGATGAATGATTTTACACCTTTGAAGGAGGTGGGGCTCGATGTGATTTTAAAGAAGATCGCAGTCTCCGTTTGCGAGATTGACAGTGTCATACCGTTTCGTCCCGAACTGGACTTCGTAAAAATTGTAAGAATCGAATCTTTGGACAAACATCCTTCCGCGGATAAACTTCAGATTGCGGAAGTGTTCGACGGAAGTTCTAAATCTCAAATCGTAACTGGAGCGACTAACGTAAAAGCGGGAGATTTAGTTCCTCTTGCGGTTCCGGGGGCGAAACTGGGAGATAGGGAAATTTTAGAATCGGAGCTCAGAGGAGTCAAAAGTTCGGGAATGCTCTGTTCGGAAAAGGAACTTTCCTTGTCGGAAGAAAGTAGCGGGGTCTGGATTTTGAACGGAATCGAAGAAGCCGAGATTGGCAAAACGATTCGCTCTTTATTACATTATGAAGATATTATATTTGATATCGATAATAAATCTATAACACACAGACCGGATCTTTGGAGTCATTTCGGTTTTGCGAGAGAACTCGCTTCCCAACTTCGATTGCCTGTTGTGTTCAATCCGTTCGAATCTCTTTGGAACTTTGATCTTTCGGTCGAACTTCCAAGAGTATTAGAAAATCAGAATGCGCATTCCTATTACGCCTCTTCGATTTGCGAGATTTCCGTAATTCCTTCCAAAAGAAAATTTCAATCTAGATTGCAGAAATGCGGGATTCGAGTTATCAACAATATTGTAGACGTTTCCAATTACGTGATGCTGGAGATGGGGCAGCCGACTCATTTTTTTGATAAGAAGTTTTTGGAAAGTCAAGGTGGGGTTTCTCTTGAAGTTTCTTACGCGAAGAAAGGGGAAAGCTTTGCACTTTTAGACGAAACGTCACCTTCTTTGGAAGAAGAAATTCTTCTCATTCGTAATCAAGGAAAACCGGTTGCGGTCGCCGGTGTCATGGGTGGAAAGGAATCCGCCGTTCAAAATACTACGACGGAAATCGTGATGGAATCCGCCGTGTTTGCAAGAGAAAAAATTCGTAAATCCATTCGTTCCACTGGAATTCGTTCCGATTCTTCCGTTCGTTACGAAAAGGGACTCGAAGCTACTACGACTCTTCCTGTAATTCGTCGCGCCCTCAATCTTTTGAAAGAAAACGGTTGTCCGTCTTTGAAGGCTTCCGAGCCGGTCGGATTTTTACATATTCCGCATAAGGAAGTTCGCATCCACACGGATATTCATTTTATCAATACGAAGTTAGGAATTACCTTGTCTCAAGGGGATATAACGGATATATTAGAAAGATTGCATTTTGTGGTTTCCTGGAAGGGAGACCGTCTTGAAGTGTTGGTTCCGAAATTTCGCCATAACTACGACGTGACTATTCCGGAGGACCTTGTGGAGGAAATCGGAAGAACCAGAGGTTACGATACGATTCAAGTGGCTCCTTTGTTAGCCGAAGTCAAAACTCCGATTAGAAATCTGAGCAGGGAGCTGGAAAAGAAGTGTAAGGTATTTTTTGCGGGAAACCTCGGTTATCACGAAGTTTTCAATTACTCGTTTCAATCTCCCAGAGAAAACGAATTGGATGGAGATCCTAAGTTTTCGGTAAAGATTAAAAATGAAATGCCGGAAGAACAATCGGTACTTCGAAATTCTCTTTTACCTTCCCTTTTGAAAAACGTTCGCACCAATCAGGACCGATTTTCAGAAGTCAAAATTTTTGAATTTGGTCGCGCTTATTTTAATATACCCGAGCCGGATAACGAAAAAAAGTTTTTTTCTTTTGCGATTTCCTTTGATAGAAAAAATTCCGAATCGGATCTAAAACTTCTGGAAGATGATTTCCTAAAAGTGAGAAAGCAAATCGAATCCCTTTTGAAATATATTAGTATTTTCGAATATATATGGAAAGCCAAACCGGAAGCTTTCTTTCATCCTGGAGCGAGTTTGTCCTTGGACGTGGGTTCTAAGCAGATCGGAAATTTGGGATATGTTCATCCCGCGGTTTTGGATTCTTTCGAGCTCAAAAAAAGAGTGATCTACGGTTCTTTAGAATTCGAAAAGCTTGTGGAAATTTGGAATGCCAACCGCAAAGTTTCGCGATTTAACGCCCCTTCCCAATTTCCAGAAGCTGAAATCGATCTTTCGATTTTGATAGGAGAAAGAGAAAACACCAACTTGTTTACCGATCTCGTAAAAAGAGAAAATATTCCGGAACTTCAGGAGGGTTGGGTATATTCCCAATTTGCAGGCGGTAACGTTCCGGATGGAAAGAGATCCGTGAGCTATCGTTTTCGATTGGTGAATTACGAGAAAACATTCACTCAGGAAAGAATCAAGGAAATTTCCGATCAATTAGTTGCTCTTGCCGGAAAGAACGGGTTCGTTTTAAGATAG
- a CDS encoding (2Fe-2S)-binding protein — translation MDSSFFNQVDLCQLMRPRKVCVCNQVSEEEILVSIRNGNNTLEKLMDDTGASTGCGTCINSIRKILARELNVPRI, via the coding sequence ATGGATTCCTCTTTTTTTAACCAAGTAGACCTATGTCAGCTTATGCGTCCTCGTAAAGTTTGTGTATGCAATCAAGTATCTGAGGAAGAAATTCTAGTGTCGATTCGAAACGGAAACAATACCTTAGAAAAACTCATGGACGATACCGGCGCTTCTACCGGTTGCGGAACCTGTATAAATTCGATCCGTAAAATTTTGGCTCGAGAACTAAACGTTCCGAGGATATGA
- a CDS encoding RibD family protein, producing MTSLPNVSINMAMTLDGKVSRPDKRWYGLSSKNDKKRMDEIRSKADALILGKNSILNDDPVIHLRYVQNVKDPRPVILLRSGTLPKDKKVFRFSKQPPLIFCLNENYSSVLNNLCSVAEIISLPGDDLSPLEILKVLSEMGYREILLEGGPSLNDSFFRLELISRIYLTIVPFLIGQKDLPSITGGPKEYLNFDLKKWDLISSEVLENEVFLIYQKSSKS from the coding sequence ATGACTTCACTTCCTAACGTATCAATCAATATGGCGATGACCCTTGACGGGAAAGTTTCTCGTCCGGATAAAAGGTGGTACGGACTTTCCTCCAAAAACGATAAGAAGAGAATGGATGAGATTCGTTCCAAGGCGGACGCTTTGATTCTTGGGAAAAATTCTATTCTCAACGACGATCCAGTCATTCATCTTCGTTACGTTCAAAACGTTAAAGATCCGCGACCCGTGATTCTTCTCAGATCCGGAACTCTTCCGAAAGATAAAAAAGTATTCCGTTTTTCTAAACAACCTCCGTTGATTTTTTGTCTGAATGAGAATTATTCTTCTGTTCTAAATAACCTTTGTTCTGTTGCAGAAATTATTTCTCTTCCCGGAGACGATTTGAGTCCTCTGGAGATTCTTAAGGTTCTATCTGAGATGGGTTATCGAGAGATTCTTTTGGAAGGCGGTCCTTCTCTTAACGATTCCTTTTTTCGATTGGAACTTATCTCGAGAATTTATCTCACAATCGTTCCCTTTCTAATCGGGCAAAAGGATCTTCCTTCGATTACTGGGGGACCTAAGGAGTATTTGAATTTTGATCTAAAAAAATGGGATCTGATTTCTTCTGAAGTATTGGAAAATGAAGTTTTTCTAATATATCAAAAATCTTCGAAGTCCTAA
- a CDS encoding LIC_13215 family putative lipoprotein yields the protein MKQNLIRIVSISFILALAILNCKKEHVQNPNAKIVEIPSLGLGLDYENWNFSDDPKLINQAEQMASNSDNSTTIKKALEVVGINFFLFEYPQGSPEVRTFNTNINYTMEDLSKQPREFTLDDYIAAITGLYPSVFQKYEMTNPPKKSKIHGIESALLESRFEQPVDGKNLKLHNYQRIFIVNQKAHVFTGTFLETDIQSKGPKVRETLGKFVKL from the coding sequence ATGAAGCAAAATTTAATTCGTATTGTCTCGATATCCTTTATCTTAGCACTTGCCATACTGAATTGTAAAAAGGAACACGTACAGAATCCAAACGCGAAAATAGTCGAAATTCCATCTCTCGGGCTCGGACTCGATTACGAAAATTGGAATTTTAGCGACGATCCAAAACTCATAAACCAAGCCGAACAAATGGCGTCAAACTCAGATAACTCAACCACAATTAAAAAAGCTTTAGAAGTTGTAGGAATCAACTTTTTTCTTTTTGAATATCCCCAAGGAAGTCCGGAAGTGAGAACATTCAATACGAATATCAATTATACGATGGAAGATCTTTCTAAACAACCGAGAGAGTTTACGTTAGACGATTACATTGCCGCAATCACTGGTCTTTATCCTTCCGTGTTTCAAAAATACGAAATGACCAATCCTCCCAAAAAATCAAAAATTCACGGTATAGAAAGCGCGCTTTTAGAAAGCAGATTCGAACAACCGGTCGACGGTAAAAATCTGAAACTTCACAACTATCAAAGAATTTTTATCGTGAACCAAAAAGCTCACGTCTTTACCGGAACTTTTTTGGAAACAGACATACAATCCAAAGGACCGAAAGTCCGTGAAACTTTAGGAAAATTCGTGAAATTGTAA